In Halorientalis sp. LT38, a genomic segment contains:
- a CDS encoding SDR family oxidoreductase yields MPVEFDFDGETALVTGAGGALGSAVIEAFHEAGADVCGADVVGPDSEDFLADPDPVCHHQADFTDEAAVADTVETVVDENDGLDYLCNVAGTWRGGDPIEETSVDDFDLLFDVNLKTAFLASKHALPHLQDSEGAVVSVASRSSLEGGEGDGLYRASKAGVRLLTESVAAENRGTVRANAIMPSVIDTPTNREMMPDADHDAWVDPADIAQTVLALCSDATSVTSGAAVPVYGEA; encoded by the coding sequence ATGCCAGTCGAGTTCGATTTCGACGGGGAGACCGCCCTGGTGACGGGTGCCGGGGGTGCACTGGGGAGCGCGGTGATCGAGGCCTTCCACGAGGCCGGCGCGGACGTCTGCGGGGCGGACGTCGTCGGCCCCGACAGCGAGGACTTCCTCGCGGACCCCGACCCGGTCTGTCACCACCAGGCCGACTTCACCGACGAGGCCGCCGTCGCCGACACCGTCGAGACCGTCGTCGACGAGAACGACGGCCTGGACTACCTCTGTAACGTCGCGGGCACCTGGCGCGGCGGGGACCCAATCGAGGAGACCAGCGTCGACGACTTCGACCTCCTGTTCGACGTGAACCTGAAGACCGCGTTCCTGGCGTCGAAACACGCCCTCCCGCACCTCCAGGACAGCGAGGGGGCGGTCGTCTCCGTCGCCTCGCGGTCCTCGCTGGAGGGCGGCGAGGGCGACGGCCTCTACCGGGCCAGCAAGGCCGGCGTGCGCCTGCTGACCGAGAGCGTCGCCGCGGAGAACCGGGGGACCGTCCGCGCCAACGCGATCATGCCCAGCGTCATCGACACACCGACGAACCGGGAGATGATGCCCGACGCCGACCACGACGCGTGGGTCGACCCCGCCGACATCGCGCAAACAGTTCTCGCGCTCTGCTCGGACGCGACGAGCGTCACCAGCGGCGCTGCGGTACCGGTGTACGGCGAGGCGTAG
- a CDS encoding sodium-dependent transporter, translating to MAKRETWATRVGFLVAAIGSAVGLGNLWQFPFKTAGNGGAAFVAFYLIAVLLIGFPAMLAEFVLGRRTHRNAVDAFTELGHRQWRVLGAFAVVTGFWILSYYNVVGGWVLRYIVGSAQGAYFDAPAEYFGAVSAGPEAILAQLVFLGIVVGIVALGIEDGIEKATKVMVPSIVLLMGALAVWAVTLAGSGEGYAYFLTPSLDAMVANAGTAIPFAVGQAFFTLSLGMAIMITYSSYIGEDDNLLVDGGVIVVVNTLIGILAGLVVFPILFANGIDPALEGGASALFVAVASGFGGLPLGEVIGVIFFGVVALAALSSAISLMEVTVAWANDNYDVSRPVLAVGIGVALFVLGLPSAWNVSYLTWFDNIAYSLLLPLSVLLMVLFVGWVLAGDAVAELREGTDGVETFGPIWLWGLRLVVPLLVLVTLGLGVYELFLAPEPTFFAPFSGS from the coding sequence ATGGCGAAACGAGAAACCTGGGCGACGCGGGTCGGATTCCTGGTCGCGGCGATCGGGAGCGCAGTCGGACTGGGCAACCTCTGGCAGTTCCCGTTCAAGACGGCGGGCAACGGCGGCGCGGCGTTCGTCGCCTTCTACCTGATCGCCGTCCTGCTGATCGGGTTCCCGGCGATGCTCGCGGAGTTCGTGCTGGGGCGGCGCACCCATCGCAACGCCGTCGACGCGTTCACCGAACTGGGCCACCGCCAGTGGCGCGTCCTCGGCGCGTTCGCGGTCGTGACCGGCTTCTGGATCCTCTCGTACTACAACGTGGTCGGCGGCTGGGTGCTGCGGTACATCGTCGGCAGCGCCCAGGGGGCCTACTTCGACGCGCCGGCCGAGTACTTCGGCGCCGTCTCCGCCGGGCCGGAGGCCATCCTCGCGCAACTGGTCTTCCTCGGCATCGTCGTCGGCATCGTCGCGCTCGGCATCGAGGACGGCATCGAGAAGGCGACGAAGGTGATGGTCCCGAGCATCGTGCTCCTGATGGGCGCGCTGGCGGTCTGGGCGGTGACGCTGGCGGGGTCCGGCGAGGGGTACGCCTACTTCCTGACGCCGAGCCTCGACGCGATGGTGGCGAACGCCGGCACGGCCATCCCCTTCGCGGTCGGACAGGCCTTCTTCACTCTCTCTTTGGGGATGGCGATCATGATCACCTACTCCTCGTACATCGGCGAGGACGACAACCTGCTGGTCGACGGCGGGGTCATCGTCGTCGTCAACACGCTCATCGGCATCCTGGCCGGCCTCGTCGTCTTCCCCATCCTCTTCGCGAACGGCATCGATCCCGCGCTGGAGGGCGGCGCGTCCGCGCTGTTCGTCGCCGTCGCCTCCGGGTTCGGCGGCCTCCCACTCGGTGAGGTCATCGGCGTGATCTTCTTCGGCGTCGTCGCCCTGGCGGCGCTGTCCTCGGCGATCAGCCTGATGGAGGTCACCGTCGCCTGGGCCAACGACAACTACGACGTGTCGCGACCGGTGCTGGCGGTCGGCATCGGCGTCGCTCTCTTCGTCCTCGGCCTGCCCTCGGCGTGGAACGTGTCGTATCTCACCTGGTTCGACAACATCGCCTACAGCCTGTTGTTGCCCCTGTCGGTCCTCCTCATGGTCCTGTTCGTCGGCTGGGTCCTGGCGGGCGACGCGGTCGCGGAACTCCGGGAGGGCACAGACGGCGTCGAGACGTTCGGCCCGATCTGGCTGTGGGGGCTGCGCCTCGTCGTCCCGCTGCTCGTGCTGGTGACCCTGGGACTGGGCGTGTACGAACTGTTCCTGGCGCCCGAACCGACCTTTTTCGCCCCGTTCAGCGGCTCCTGA
- a CDS encoding sodium-dependent transporter → MTRASWRTRIGFILAAVGSAVGIGNVWRFPWLTAENGGAAFLLLYLLFVLLVGVPGLLGEFVIGRRGDSDPVGAFAKLGGRNWRPMGGIALLASVVVLSFYSVVGGWILRYLLGSATGAYFDAPQAFFAAIDYGLGAVAFHVIFLLLTAAVVYAGVDRGIELATTVMVPGIVVLLVGLAAWASTLPDVAGGYEFYLSLDWGYLQANFVDVAAAAAGQALFTLSVGAGVMLTYASYLGEDRSLAADGTIIAVLNTIVGLLAGLVIFPVLFSLGVPPGQGGPGALFVSLAGAFGDLPYSRVIGVTFFGVVALAALSSAISLFEVPVAYLVDEREFSRPQATAGVGVLFLATGSAAAMSPDLFTLLADDVANVALTTGLLGFLLFAGWVLGKNALEEYGSGAGRAARALGRPWLYAIAVVLPVFLTFTLLSSLSSIVGVAVPGTWLLVAAVGFVVGAIAVLRRPTSAF, encoded by the coding sequence ATGACAAGAGCGTCCTGGCGCACCCGGATCGGCTTCATCCTCGCGGCCGTCGGCAGCGCCGTCGGAATCGGCAACGTCTGGCGGTTCCCCTGGCTCACCGCCGAGAACGGCGGGGCCGCCTTCCTGCTCCTCTATCTCCTCTTCGTCCTCCTGGTCGGCGTCCCCGGCCTGCTCGGCGAGTTCGTGATCGGTCGTCGCGGTGACAGCGACCCCGTCGGCGCGTTCGCGAAACTCGGCGGCCGGAACTGGCGGCCGATGGGCGGCATCGCGCTGCTGGCTTCCGTCGTCGTCCTCTCCTTTTACTCCGTGGTCGGCGGCTGGATCCTGCGCTACCTGCTGGGCAGCGCGACCGGCGCGTACTTCGACGCGCCCCAGGCCTTCTTCGCCGCCATCGACTACGGCCTCGGCGCCGTCGCCTTCCACGTCATCTTCCTCCTGTTGACGGCGGCGGTCGTCTACGCCGGCGTCGACCGCGGGATCGAACTCGCGACGACGGTGATGGTCCCCGGCATCGTCGTCCTCCTGGTCGGCCTGGCCGCCTGGGCCAGCACCCTGCCGGACGTGGCCGGCGGCTACGAGTTCTACCTCTCGCTGGACTGGGGCTACCTCCAGGCGAACTTCGTCGATGTAGCCGCTGCCGCCGCCGGGCAGGCCCTGTTCACCCTCTCGGTCGGCGCGGGCGTCATGCTGACCTACGCCTCCTACCTCGGGGAGGACCGCTCGCTGGCGGCCGACGGGACGATCATCGCCGTCCTCAACACCATCGTCGGCCTGCTCGCGGGGCTGGTCATCTTCCCCGTCCTCTTCTCGCTCGGCGTCCCGCCGGGTCAGGGCGGCCCCGGCGCGCTGTTCGTCAGCCTCGCCGGCGCGTTCGGGGACCTGCCCTACAGCCGCGTGATCGGCGTGACGTTCTTCGGCGTCGTCGCCCTGGCGGCCCTGTCCTCGGCCATCTCGCTGTTCGAGGTGCCCGTCGCCTACCTCGTGGACGAGCGCGAGTTCTCGCGGCCGCAGGCGACCGCCGGCGTCGGCGTCCTGTTCCTGGCCACCGGGAGCGCCGCCGCGATGTCGCCGGACCTGTTCACGCTGCTCGCCGACGACGTGGCGAACGTGGCGCTGACGACCGGCCTGCTCGGCTTCCTCCTGTTCGCCGGCTGGGTGCTCGGCAAGAACGCCCTCGAGGAGTACGGTTCGGGGGCCGGACGAGCGGCCCGCGCGCTCGGTCGGCCGTGGCTGTACGCCATCGCCGTCGTCCTGCCGGTCTTCCTGACCTTCACACTGCTGTCGAGTCTGTCGTCAATCGTCGGCGTGGCGGTCCCCGGGACGTGGCTCCTCGTCGCCGCCGTCGGCTTCGTCGTCGGCGCGATCGCCGTGCTGCGCCGGCCGACGTCCGCGTTCTGA
- a CDS encoding uracil-DNA glycosylase family protein, with protein MENVTDRPSNPFGMTYPCERVVPGYGDANAHFHVLGDHPGVHGGRESGVPFTDSAAGEALQRALAAGGLLAATGTPPEVNRTFLSYLYPCVPDGDPSAADYAAVEPLVDAELRAITAHVLLPVGERAIEHVLATHTTEPTPEDPGVLHARELTGSGFLVVPVVDPADWTVEDEERLVERLRELQRTDYRREVDLGRFLPGGESYFVR; from the coding sequence GTGGAGAACGTCACGGACCGGCCGTCGAACCCCTTCGGGATGACCTACCCTTGCGAGCGGGTCGTCCCCGGCTACGGCGACGCCAACGCCCACTTCCACGTCCTCGGCGACCACCCCGGCGTCCACGGAGGACGCGAGTCCGGCGTCCCCTTCACCGACAGTGCGGCTGGGGAGGCCCTTCAGCGCGCGCTCGCGGCCGGCGGGCTGCTCGCCGCGACCGGGACGCCGCCCGAGGTGAACCGGACGTTCCTCTCCTACCTGTACCCCTGCGTGCCCGACGGTGATCCCAGCGCGGCCGACTACGCGGCGGTCGAGCCGCTCGTCGACGCCGAACTCCGGGCGATCACCGCCCACGTCCTCCTGCCGGTCGGCGAGCGAGCGATCGAACACGTCCTCGCGACCCACACGACCGAGCCGACGCCCGAGGACCCGGGCGTCCTGCACGCACGCGAACTGACCGGCAGCGGCTTCCTCGTCGTTCCCGTCGTCGACCCCGCCGACTGGACGGTGGAGGACGAAGAACGGCTGGTCGAGCGCCTGCGAGAGCTCCAGCGGACGGACTACCGCCGGGAGGTCGACCTCGGGCGCTTCCTCCCGGGCGGGGAGTCCTACTTCGTTCGGTGA
- the acs gene encoding acetate--CoA ligase, whose product MPSDDPVDRSASPSVDETVDPPPAFVEQANVADESVYDEFAADWPDCWARAGDLLDWDREYDAVLGGEGPPFRWFDGGELNASYNCLDRHVESGRKNQVALTWEGRLGESRTYSYLELYREVNEFAAALRDLGVEEDDVVTLYLPMIPELPIAMLACARIGAPHSVVFAGFSADALATRMDDADSEYLVTCDGYYRRGAPVHQKSKADNAAIGLDHDVTTVVVDRLGDGTPLTDGEHDYDQLVGTHRGATVEPVSRAATDQLFLIYTSGTTGEPTGVRHTTGGYLAHVAWTARSVLDVKPADTYWCSADIGWITGHSYTVYAPLALGTTTMLYEGTPDYPEKDRVWELIERNAVDVFYTAPTAIRAFMKWGEKHPDRHDLSSLRLLGTVGEPINPRAWKWYHEHIGNGECPVVDTWWQTETGGMMVTTLPGVDRMKPGAAGRPLPGIGAEVVDGDGEPVDPGESGYLVLTDPWPGMPLSMVQDEDWFAARGSTRPSLDRFDWAYFTEDGATVDDDGYVTLLGRVDDVLNVSGHRFGTTEIESAIADVDGVAEAAVVAGPHDLKGEAVYAYVSLADGADRAEIRTLVDEAVEAAIGPIAVPDVVVFTPDLPKTRSGKVMRRLLESVARGEDLGDTSALRNPEVVGELESTLDDD is encoded by the coding sequence ATGCCCTCCGACGACCCGGTGGACCGGTCGGCGAGCCCGTCCGTCGACGAGACGGTCGACCCGCCGCCCGCCTTCGTCGAGCAGGCGAACGTCGCCGACGAATCGGTCTACGACGAGTTCGCGGCCGACTGGCCCGACTGCTGGGCCCGCGCCGGGGACCTGCTCGACTGGGACCGGGAGTACGACGCCGTGCTGGGCGGCGAGGGCCCGCCTTTCCGCTGGTTCGACGGCGGCGAACTCAACGCGTCGTACAACTGTCTCGACCGCCACGTCGAGAGCGGGCGGAAGAACCAGGTCGCGCTGACCTGGGAGGGCCGCCTCGGCGAGTCGCGGACCTACTCCTACCTCGAACTCTACCGCGAGGTCAACGAGTTCGCGGCCGCGTTGCGCGACCTCGGCGTCGAGGAGGACGACGTGGTCACGCTCTACCTGCCGATGATCCCCGAGCTACCGATCGCGATGCTGGCCTGTGCGCGGATCGGCGCGCCGCACTCGGTGGTGTTCGCGGGCTTCTCCGCCGACGCGCTGGCGACGCGGATGGACGACGCCGATTCGGAGTACCTGGTCACCTGCGACGGCTACTACCGCCGGGGCGCGCCGGTCCACCAGAAGAGCAAGGCCGACAACGCAGCCATCGGCCTCGACCACGACGTGACGACGGTCGTGGTCGACCGACTGGGCGACGGGACGCCGCTGACCGACGGGGAACACGACTACGACCAGTTGGTGGGGACCCATCGCGGCGCGACGGTCGAGCCCGTCTCCCGGGCGGCCACCGATCAGCTGTTCCTGATCTACACCTCGGGTACCACGGGAGAGCCGACCGGCGTCCGCCACACGACCGGGGGCTACCTCGCCCACGTCGCCTGGACCGCCCGGAGCGTCCTCGACGTCAAGCCCGCGGACACCTACTGGTGTTCGGCCGACATCGGCTGGATCACCGGGCACAGCTACACCGTCTACGCCCCGCTCGCGCTCGGCACGACGACGATGCTCTACGAGGGGACGCCGGATTACCCCGAGAAGGACCGCGTCTGGGAACTGATCGAGCGCAACGCCGTCGACGTGTTCTACACCGCCCCGACCGCGATTCGTGCGTTCATGAAGTGGGGCGAGAAACACCCGGACAGACACGACCTCTCCAGTCTCCGCCTGCTCGGGACGGTCGGCGAACCGATCAACCCACGCGCCTGGAAGTGGTACCACGAACACATCGGGAACGGCGAGTGCCCGGTCGTCGACACCTGGTGGCAGACCGAGACGGGCGGCATGATGGTCACCACGCTCCCGGGCGTCGACCGGATGAAACCCGGCGCGGCGGGACGACCGCTCCCCGGCATCGGCGCCGAAGTCGTCGACGGCGACGGCGAACCGGTCGACCCGGGGGAGTCGGGGTATCTGGTGCTCACCGATCCCTGGCCGGGGATGCCGCTGTCGATGGTTCAGGACGAGGACTGGTTCGCCGCCCGCGGCTCGACCCGCCCGTCGCTCGACCGGTTCGACTGGGCCTACTTCACCGAGGACGGCGCGACCGTCGACGATGACGGCTACGTGACCCTCCTGGGCCGCGTCGACGACGTGCTCAACGTCTCGGGGCACCGGTTCGGGACGACCGAGATCGAGAGCGCCATCGCGGACGTCGACGGCGTCGCCGAGGCCGCCGTCGTCGCCGGCCCCCACGACCTGAAAGGCGAGGCGGTGTACGCCTACGTCAGCCTCGCCGACGGCGCGGACCGGGCCGAGATCCGGACGCTCGTGGACGAGGCCGTCGAGGCGGCCATCGGCCCCATCGCCGTCCCGGACGTGGTCGTGTTCACGCCGGACCTCCCCAAGACGCGCTCGGGCAAGGTGATGCGCCGCCTGCTCGAGTCGGTCGCCCGGGGCGAGGACCTGGGCGACACCAGCGCGCTGCGCAACCCCGAGGTCGTCGGCGAACTCGAATCGACGCTCGACGACGACTGA
- a CDS encoding bacterio-opsin activator domain-containing protein — protein MRVVETDDGTVAELTPAAYRRLRRATETLRAELVVRLAAEAGLRPAEIARVRPGDVTAFDRDGTEHYFLAIPGADDADEPTRRAYLSPDLEHDARQYARANDLDDGDRLVPVTPRRVQMLVSETGERAADRTGDERFRSISSRTLRRFFARRLLAEEGVDPHVVATVGGWERLSALERFLPDLDPTDVAGAFERTSLVAGGDEPSEAATVVAGRFEAAFERLRDAADALSTASTRGGVERRLCERLIDGEPYEAAWVGERRGETVTVAAQGGPGAVELDGLNTTEGAVGEALESGTVRTTEDVQTDPAFAAWRDHADATGYRAAAVVPIGDGETTDGVLGVGTAAPVGERERALLSDLGLRVGRAITVVEQRKLLLADTVVELTVESTDTDSFFVALSGEHDCTVTLDGVVPGEAGTLVYFVTLADAGTEAVLSWATDRTAVADARLVRDYGDEALLELVLDGADLAPTLVDRGATVAEMEASGGTQRVVAQVSAETDVRRLVGDVTGAFPDTELVTKRERDRPAETPTAFRASLRDSLTDKQSAVLQAAYHAGYFEWPRGSTAEELADAIGITSPTLHNHLRRAQQKLLTAFFTDEQRSEDAASPWADG, from the coding sequence ATGCGCGTCGTCGAGACCGACGACGGGACCGTCGCGGAACTGACGCCGGCCGCCTACCGGCGGCTCCGGCGCGCGACGGAGACGCTGCGGGCGGAACTCGTGGTTCGCCTCGCCGCCGAGGCTGGGCTCCGGCCCGCCGAGATCGCCCGGGTGCGGCCGGGCGACGTGACGGCCTTCGACCGTGACGGGACGGAGCACTACTTCCTGGCGATCCCTGGTGCGGACGACGCGGACGAGCCGACGCGGCGAGCGTACCTCTCGCCGGATCTGGAGCACGACGCGCGGCAGTACGCCCGCGCGAACGACCTCGACGACGGCGACCGACTCGTCCCGGTCACGCCGCGGCGGGTCCAGATGCTCGTCTCGGAGACGGGCGAGCGCGCGGCCGACCGGACCGGCGACGAGCGGTTCCGGTCAATCTCGTCGCGGACGCTCCGTCGCTTCTTCGCGCGTCGCCTGCTCGCCGAGGAGGGCGTCGATCCCCACGTCGTCGCGACCGTCGGCGGCTGGGAGCGGCTGTCGGCGCTGGAGCGGTTCCTGCCCGACCTCGATCCGACGGACGTGGCGGGGGCCTTCGAGCGGACGTCGCTCGTGGCCGGCGGGGACGAGCCGTCCGAGGCGGCGACGGTGGTCGCGGGCCGGTTCGAGGCCGCCTTCGAGCGACTCCGGGACGCTGCAGACGCGCTGTCGACGGCCTCGACCCGCGGCGGCGTCGAACGGCGGCTCTGCGAACGGCTGATCGACGGCGAGCCCTACGAGGCGGCGTGGGTCGGCGAACGGCGCGGGGAGACGGTCACCGTCGCCGCACAGGGCGGCCCTGGCGCGGTGGAACTGGACGGGCTGAACACAACAGAGGGGGCCGTCGGCGAGGCGCTCGAATCCGGGACGGTCCGGACGACCGAGGACGTCCAGACGGACCCGGCCTTCGCCGCCTGGCGCGATCACGCCGACGCGACCGGGTACCGCGCGGCGGCCGTCGTCCCCATCGGCGACGGCGAGACCACCGACGGCGTCCTCGGCGTCGGCACGGCGGCCCCCGTCGGCGAGCGCGAGCGGGCGCTCCTGTCGGACCTCGGGCTCCGCGTCGGGCGGGCGATCACCGTCGTCGAACAGCGAAAGCTCCTGCTGGCAGACACCGTCGTCGAACTCACCGTCGAGAGCACGGACACCGACTCCTTCTTCGTCGCGCTGTCGGGCGAACACGACTGCACCGTCACGCTGGACGGCGTCGTCCCCGGGGAGGCGGGGACGCTCGTCTACTTCGTGACGCTGGCCGATGCGGGGACCGAAGCGGTCCTCTCGTGGGCGACAGACCGGACGGCCGTCGCGGACGCACGGCTGGTGCGCGACTACGGGGACGAGGCGTTGCTCGAACTCGTCCTCGACGGGGCCGACCTGGCGCCGACGCTCGTCGACCGCGGCGCGACCGTCGCCGAGATGGAGGCGTCGGGCGGCACCCAGCGGGTAGTCGCCCAGGTGTCGGCCGAAACCGACGTCCGACGGCTCGTCGGCGACGTGACCGGCGCCTTTCCTGATACCGAGCTGGTCACCAAGCGCGAGCGCGACCGACCGGCGGAGACGCCGACCGCCTTCCGCGCCTCGCTGCGTGACTCGCTCACCGACAAGCAGTCGGCCGTCCTCCAGGCCGCCTACCACGCCGGCTACTTCGAGTGGCCCCGCGGCAGCACAGCCGAGGAACTCGCGGACGCCATCGGCATCACCTCCCCGACGCTCCACAATCACCTCCGGCGCGCCCAGCAGAAGCTCCTGACGGCCTTCTTCACCGACGAGCAGCGGTCCGAAGACGCGGCGTCGCCGTGGGCCGACGGCTGA
- the acs gene encoding acetate--CoA ligase, translating to MSEESEGELEARLPEGESFEPPQSFVEQANVSDEAIYEEFEENWPDCWERAADLIDWEEPYDQVLDDDDAPFYEWFVDGKLNASYNCLDRHIEAGRGDEAAIEWVGEPTDETQTYTYEGLYREVNEFAAALRDMGVEEDDVVTMYMPMIPELPVAMLACARIGAPHSVVFAGFSADALATRMNSADSEYLVTCDGYFRRGDPLNHKEKAEEGLEGVDHEVETVVVDRLGEDLDHDLRDAEHDYDDLVASNAGAEVEPVTRDAEDMLFLMYTSGTTGQPKGVKHTTGGYLSYVAWTSQAVLDVKPDDTYWCSADIGWITGHSYIVYGPLALGTTTVMYEGTPDYPEKDRLWEIVDDYDVTQLYTAPTAIRAFMKWGEQYPEQHDLSSLRLLGTVGEPINPRAWKWYYKHIGDEECPVIDTWWQTETGGMMVTTLPGVGEMKPGSAGPPLPGISANVVDMSGDEVQPGEAGYLTVDRPWPGMLRTLYKNDERFIDEYWTEYSDEDADEWVYFPEDGAKIDEDGYITVLGRVDDVLNVSGHRLGTMELESAIVGVEGVAEAAVVGGKHDIKGEAVYAYVITEDGYEGDEGLRDRIVEGVEDAIGPIARPEEVIFTPELPKTRSGKIMRRLLEDIANGEELGNTSTLRNPEVVRDIENKVRGD from the coding sequence ATGTCCGAGGAATCCGAGGGTGAACTCGAAGCCCGACTACCGGAGGGAGAGAGTTTCGAGCCGCCCCAGTCGTTCGTCGAACAGGCGAACGTCTCCGACGAAGCCATCTACGAGGAGTTCGAGGAGAACTGGCCGGACTGCTGGGAGCGGGCCGCCGACCTGATCGACTGGGAGGAGCCCTACGACCAGGTGCTCGACGACGACGACGCCCCGTTCTACGAGTGGTTCGTGGACGGGAAACTGAACGCGTCGTACAACTGCCTCGACCGCCACATCGAGGCGGGCCGCGGCGACGAAGCCGCGATCGAGTGGGTCGGAGAACCGACCGACGAGACCCAGACGTACACCTACGAGGGCCTGTACCGGGAAGTGAACGAATTCGCGGCCGCGCTGCGGGACATGGGCGTCGAGGAGGACGACGTCGTGACGATGTACATGCCCATGATCCCGGAGCTACCCGTGGCGATGCTGGCGTGTGCCCGGATCGGCGCGCCACACTCGGTGGTGTTCGCCGGCTTCTCCGCCGACGCGCTGGCGACGCGGATGAACAGCGCCGATTCGGAGTACCTGGTCACCTGCGACGGCTACTTCCGCCGGGGCGACCCGCTGAACCACAAGGAGAAAGCGGAGGAGGGCCTGGAAGGCGTCGATCACGAGGTGGAGACGGTCGTCGTCGACCGACTCGGCGAGGACCTCGACCACGACCTGCGCGACGCCGAACACGACTACGACGACCTCGTCGCGTCCAACGCGGGGGCCGAGGTCGAACCGGTCACGCGTGACGCAGAGGACATGCTGTTCCTGATGTACACGTCGGGGACCACGGGCCAGCCCAAGGGCGTGAAGCACACGACCGGCGGCTACCTGTCCTACGTAGCCTGGACCTCACAGGCGGTACTGGACGTCAAGCCCGACGACACCTACTGGTGTTCGGCCGACATCGGCTGGATCACCGGCCACAGCTACATCGTCTACGGCCCGCTCGCGCTCGGGACCACGACGGTGATGTACGAGGGGACGCCGGACTACCCCGAGAAGGACCGACTCTGGGAGATCGTCGACGACTACGACGTGACCCAGCTCTACACCGCCCCCACGGCCATCCGGGCGTTCATGAAGTGGGGCGAGCAGTACCCCGAGCAACACGACCTCTCCAGCCTGCGACTGCTGGGGACGGTCGGCGAACCGATCAACCCGCGCGCCTGGAAGTGGTACTACAAACACATCGGAGACGAGGAGTGCCCGGTCATCGACACCTGGTGGCAGACCGAGACGGGCGGCATGATGGTCACCACGCTCCCGGGCGTCGGCGAGATGAAGCCCGGATCGGCCGGGCCGCCCCTGCCGGGGATCAGCGCGAACGTCGTCGACATGAGCGGCGACGAGGTCCAGCCAGGCGAGGCCGGGTACCTCACCGTCGACCGACCGTGGCCCGGCATGCTGCGGACGCTGTACAAGAACGACGAGCGGTTCATCGACGAGTACTGGACGGAGTACTCGGACGAGGACGCCGACGAGTGGGTCTACTTCCCCGAAGACGGCGCGAAGATCGACGAGGACGGCTACATCACGGTGCTGGGGCGCGTCGACGACGTGCTCAACGTCTCGGGCCACCGGCTCGGAACGATGGAACTCGAGAGCGCCATCGTCGGCGTCGAGGGCGTCGCCGAGGCCGCCGTCGTCGGCGGGAAGCACGACATCAAGGGCGAGGCGGTCTACGCCTACGTGATCACCGAGGACGGCTACGAGGGCGACGAGGGCCTCCGCGACCGGATCGTCGAGGGCGTCGAGGACGCCATCGGCCCAATCGCGCGCCCCGAGGAAGTCATCTTCACGCCGGAACTCCCGAAGACCCGGTCTGGCAAGATCATGCGCCGGTTGCTCGAGGACATCGCCAACGGCGAGGAACTCGGCAACACGAGCACGCTGCGCAACCCCGAGGTCGTCCGCGACATCGAGAACAAGGTCCGGGGCGACTGA
- a CDS encoding DUF4212 domain-containing protein translates to MADKNTHDSTNGTAAGSGDGPPVTETDGGTVTQAAQDHRDTNYLDREVNILKPSTPFMREHLKVVWTGFLAWFLIVFGPPTATFLAPDTLSVGMPVLGFPLHYFLIAIGGPTGALLLAFWYSRKRDALDRKYGIHHADEPETTGSEDVAAADGGVDR, encoded by the coding sequence ATGGCAGACAAAAACACGCACGATTCGACGAACGGCACTGCGGCCGGGAGCGGCGACGGGCCGCCGGTCACCGAGACGGACGGTGGAACCGTGACGCAGGCCGCACAGGACCACAGAGACACGAACTACCTCGACAGGGAGGTCAACATACTCAAACCCAGCACGCCGTTCATGCGGGAGCACCTCAAAGTGGTCTGGACGGGCTTTCTCGCCTGGTTCCTCATCGTCTTCGGACCCCCGACGGCCACCTTCCTGGCGCCCGATACGCTGTCGGTCGGGATGCCCGTGCTGGGCTTTCCGCTGCACTACTTCCTGATCGCCATCGGCGGTCCCACCGGGGCGCTGCTCCTGGCGTTCTGGTACTCGCGCAAGCGCGACGCGCTGGACCGCAAGTACGGCATCCACCACGCCGACGAACCGGAGACGACTGGCAGCGAGGACGTCGCCGCCGCCGACGGAGGTGTCGATAGATGA